A genomic stretch from Canis lupus familiaris isolate Mischka breed German Shepherd chromosome 17, alternate assembly UU_Cfam_GSD_1.0, whole genome shotgun sequence includes:
- the IL1A gene encoding interleukin-1 alpha, protein MAKVPDLFEDLKNCYSENEEYSSEIDHLSLNQKSFYDMSCDPLHEDCMSLSTSEISKTSQLTFKENVVVVAANGKILKKRRLSLSQFITDDDLEDIANDTEEVIMKPRSVAYNFHNNEKYNYIRIIKSQFILNDNLNQSIVRQTGGNYLMTAALQNLDDAVKFDMGAYTSEDSKLPVTLRISKTRLFVSAQNEDEPVLLKEMPETPKTIRDETNLLFFWERHGSKHYFKSVAQPKLFIATQERKLVHMARGQPSITDFRLLETQP, encoded by the exons ATGGCCAAAGTTCCTGACCTCTTTGAAGACCTGAAGAACTGTTACAG TGAAAATGAAGAATACAGTTCTGAAATTGACCATCTCTCTCTGAATCAG AAATCCTTCTATGATATGAGCTGTGACCCACTTCATGAGGACTGCATGTCTCTGAGTACCTCTGAAATCTCAAAGACATCCCAGCTTACCTTCAAGGAAAATGTGGTAGTGGTGGCAGCCAATGGGAAGATTCTAAAGAAGAGACGGTTGAGTTTAAGTCAATTCATCACCGATGATGACCTGGAAGACATTGCCAATGACACAGAAGAAG TAATCATGAAGCCCAGATCAGTAGCATACAACTTCCataacaatgaaaaatacaaCTATATAAGGATCATCAAATCCCAATTCATCCTGAATGACAACCTCAATCAAAGTATAGTTCGACAAACAGGAGGAAATTACCTCATGACTGCTGCATTACAGAATTTGGATGATGCAG TGAAGTTTGACATGGGAGCTTACACATCAGAAGATTCTAAACTTCCTGTGACTCTAAGAATATCAAAAACTCGACTCTTTGTGAGTGCCCAAAATGAAGATGAACCTGTATTGCTAaag GAGATGCCTGAGACACCCAAAACTATCAGAGATGAGACaaaccttcttttcttttgggaGCGTCATGGCAGTAAGCACTACTTCAAATCAGTTGCCCAGCCCAAGTTGTTCATTGCCACACAGGAACGAAAACTGGTGCACATGGCAAGAGGGCAACCCTCTATCACTGACTTTCGGTTACTGGAAACCCAGCCTTGA